One Cardiocondyla obscurior isolate alpha-2009 linkage group LG11, Cobs3.1, whole genome shotgun sequence DNA segment encodes these proteins:
- the LOC139106572 gene encoding uncharacterized protein isoform X1 has translation MSGTESCDNNASPTCRPRESRIHSIDLPTRTSLLPQPPRIGNDIPPPIPRRHSATPAVAPPPIPLRPPAIPKRSKNEKPIPLQLTTRQSNQVISRKTNDPSSAPSSGMPATWTNVDSTKKLINLDPFRNQNQASQDYLLNYGGKDSRETERNNDFVANFEQANFQEERKLAQNSSFEELQKVSMDLEKRLHERIIKSAEAKFKDSNDHQRQQDTVSQHNRHEVSIFPKENDNCEQRESPESKPREDMTLSQREIFQKDELKYTTILTSGRERRSKFEELQAASRNLERRLHEDDDYRRRQEMERRISKDKPLRYEDLEGIPHDFDKRHGEQKALEQQQQHPVMRSKYESDMERARNILQHNLRKERVVGSSGGEKLEKLPKATQTNLPPPLSTICQSPVPKPISVRQDSNVSSDSFSQTSSPSYTSKTMEAPLLPHKHGKLPDRALVSEPDSSSGRPITKSTSTPASLQTIVRMHGNNSSLHHKIIRDMTGSHYVTTGRLRFRFVQVLLNAVALLAIAGGLAAYFRTHPENDLALNRSMYTAVIPIPESTNFVIEDKNPEPGVCLPIIVKFCKQHKIPYNYTVFPNYMGNFGQREAQRELDLYDSVVDVRCYELAPLFLCSVFVPKCGLRGRVVRPCRSLCFQTKRRCGFFLKVFGLTLPDYLECDLFPENPNSDECIGHHEVIEVSRKAEKPVCTSGFQCDGTRCIPFDWRCDGHLDCSDHSDEIGCGNCNSSTLSSMSESVSSVFGKIIKGPSTKSILSTKSSLHCGERRCMSASHICDGVMDCPWGQDERYCLKLSQRNGDIGEGRLEVYHAEMGKFMPACISHWNSTSSREVCAMLGYTASSGYKLINNNLTGSEPRNTTIPPGYHNESLNLLKQFQTCIKDREVYPTVKLTCVEYDCGRRGSAHENVRVKRIVGGVESTPGDWPFLAALLGGPEQIFYCAGVLIADQWVLTASHCVGNHSDVSGWTIQLGITRRLSHTYLGQKMKVKRVIPHPYYNLGAAYDNDVALFQLERRVQYHEHLRPVCLPTADTNLEPNTNCTIIGWGKKNDSESSEYEPAVNEVVVPIVPRQLCNLWLIGHKDLNVTDGMICAGYESGGKDSCQGDSGGPLLCQNKDNRWFVGGIVSWGIYCAHPKLPGVYAYVPKYVTWIHKEMSKYSEYNDRNNGKT, from the exons ATGTCTGGCACGGAATCATGCGATAACAACGCGAGCCCAACATGCCGGCCAAG gGAAAGCAGAATTCATAGCATTGATTTGCCAACCAGAACTTCTCTACTTCCGCAACCACCACGCATCGGAAATGATATACCACCGCCAATACCACGTCGACATTCTGCCACGCCGGCG GTTGCACCACCTCCAATCCCGCTGAGACCGCCGGCGATACCGAAACGAAGTAAGAACGAAAAACCCATTCCACTGCAACTTACAACCAGGCAAAGTAATCAAGTGATTTCTCGTAAGACGAATGATCCCTCGTCCGCTCCGTCATCAGGAATGCCCGCCACGTGGACTAACGTGGACTCGACGAAAAAGCTTATAAACTTGGACCCCTTCAGAAACCAGAATCAGGCATCGCag GATTACTTGTTGAATTATGGCGGAAAGGATTCGCGGGAAACGGAAAGAAATAACGATTTTGTGGCTAATTTCGAGCAAGCGAATTTCCAGGAAGAACGTAAGCTCGCGCAAAACTCAAGCTTCGAGGAATTGCAAAAGGTCTCTATGGATCTCGAAAAACGGCTTCatgaaagaataattaaaagtgcCGAAGCAAAATTTAAGGATTCAAATGATCACCAACGACAACAAGATACAGTCTCACAGCACAACAG ACACGAAGTATCCATATTTCCGAAAGAGAATGATAACTGCGAGCAAAGAGAATCGCCCGAGAGTAAACCCAGGGAGGATATGACGTTGTCGCAGAGAGAGATCTTTCAAAAAGACGAATTAAAGTACACAACGATTTTGACTTCCGGCCGCGAGCGACGATCGAAGTTCGAGGAGTTGCAGGCGGCTTCGAGAAACCTGGAGAGGCGTTTGCACGAGGACGACGATTATCGTCGACGTCAAGAGATGGAGAGACGAATAAGCAAGGACAAGCCACTCAG GTATGAGGACTTGGAAGGTATTCCACATGACTTCGATAAACGTCACGGCGAACAAAAAGCTTTGgaacagcaacagcagcatCCAGTAATGCGGAGCAAATATGAAAGCGACATGGAGAGAGCGCGGAACATTCTTCAGCATAATCTGAGAAAGGAGCGAGTCGTCGGCAGCAGCGGCGGCGAGAAACTCGAGAAATTGCCGAAAGCAACGCAAACGAATCTACCACCTCCCTTGAGCACCATTTGTCAGAGTCCGGTACCAAAACCTATCAGCGTCCGGCAGGACAGCAACGTTTCCTCAGACAGTTTCAGTCAAACCAGCTCGCCCAGCTACACTAGCAAGACAATGGAAGCTCCCCTTCTGCCGCACAAGCATGGAAAACTCCCAG ACAGAGCCTTGGTGTCGGAGCCTGATAGCTCATCCGGCAGGCCGATAACGAAGTCGACGAGCACGCCGGCCAGTTTGCAGACCATCGTCAGGATGCACGGGAATAACAGTTCCTTGCATCACAAA ATAATCAGAGACATGACCGGCAGCCACTACGTGACAACGGGAAGATTACGTTTCAGATTCGTCCAGGTGCTACTTAACGCCGTCGCTCTTTTGGCCATCGCCGGCGGGTTAGCCGCATACTTCAGAA CACATCCTGAAAACGACCTCGCACTTAACAGAAGCATGTACACGGCTGTGATCCCGATACCTGAAAGTACGAACTTTGTGATCGAAGACAAAAATCCGGAACCGGGGGTGTGTCTGCCCATTATTGTGAAGTTCTGCAAGCAGCACAAG ATTCCGTACAACTACACTGTGTTTCCAAATTACATGGGCAATTTTGGACAGCGGGAGGCCCAGCGCGAGCTGGATCTTTACGACTCAGTCGTTGACGTCAGATGTTACGAATTGGCTCCTCTATTCTTGTGCAGCGTTTTCGTACCGAAATGTGGTCTTCGAGGTCGCGTAGTACGTCCATGTCGCAGTCTTTGCTTTC AAACCAAAAGGCGGTGCGGGTTTTTCCTAAAAGTTTTCGGCCTGACTCTCCCGGATTATTTGGAGTGCGACCTCTTCCCGGAGAATCCGAATTCCGACGAGTGTATCGGACACCATGAGGTGATCGAGGTGTCAAGAAAAGCCGAGAAACCGG TGTGCACCAGTGGTTTTCAGTGCGATGGCACAAGGTGCATTCCGTTCGATTGGCGATGCGACGGTCATCTCGATTGCTCGGATCACAGCGACGAGATCGGATGCGGCAACTGCAATTCCAGCACGCTCTCCTCGATGTCCGAATCGGTGTCCTCTGTGTTCGGCAAGATAATTAAGGGCCCGTCGACCAAAAGTATCCTTTCCACCAAGTCCTCGTTGCACTGCGGCGAAAGAAGATGCATGTCGGCTAGTCATATCTGCGACGGAGTCATGGATTGTCCTTGGGGACAGGACGAGCGATATTGCc TGAAATTGAGCCAGAGGAACGGTGACATCGGCGAGGGTCGTTTAGAAGTTTATCATGCTGAAATGGGTAAATTTATGCCGGCATGTATCTCACATTGGAATTCAACGTCGTCGCGAGAGGTTTGCGCAATGTTGGGATATAC AGCCTCGAGCGGATATAAGTTGATCAATAACAACTTGACAGGAAGTGAGCCAAGAAATACCACCATACCGCCGGGATACCATAACGAAAGTCTTAATTTGCTAAAACAATTTCAAACATGTATCAAGGATCGAGAAGTTTATCCCACGGTTAAACTTACTTGCGTCGAATATG ATTGTGGCCGCAGAGGTTCCGCACACGAAAACGTGAGAGTAAAGCGAATAGTGGGTGGCGTGGAGTCAACCCCTGGTGATTGGCCGTTTCTTGCAGCCCTTCTCGGCGGTCcagaacaaattttttactgCGCTGGAGTCCTTATTGCTGATCAATGGGTGTTGACCGCGTCTCATTGCGTTGGGAA TCATTCAGATGTGTCCGGTTGGACAATACAACTTGGCATTACCAGGAGACTTTCTCACACTTATCTCGGTCAAAAAATGAAAGTGAAAAGAGTCATACCTCACCCGTATTACAATTTGGGTGCTGCTTATGACAACGATGTCGCATTGTTTCaa CTTGAGAGGCGAGTTCAGTACCACGAACATCTTAGACCAGTCTGCTTACCAACTGCTGACACTAATCTTGAACCCAATACTAATTGTACCATTATTGGATGGGGCAAGAAAAACGACAGCGAGT CCTCTGAATATGAGCCAGCCGTGAATGAAGTTGTAGTTCCTATTGTGCCTCGACAACTTTGCAATCTGTGGCTTATAGGACATAAAGATTTGAACGTAACCGATGGGATGATCTGCGCTGGCTACGAGAGCGGAGGAAAGGATTCATGCCAA gGCGATTCTGGAGGACCTCTACTGTGTCAGAACAAAGATAACAGATGGTTTGTCGGAGGAATTGTTAGCTGGGGCATATATTGTGCTCATCCAAAACTGCCTGGAGTCTACGCTTACGTACCTAAATATGTAACGTGGATTCATAAAGAAATGTCTAAGTACTCCGAGTATAACGACAGAAATAATGGAAAAACGTAA
- the LOC139106572 gene encoding atrial natriuretic peptide-converting enzyme isoform X2 codes for MPATWTNVDSTKKLINLDPFRNQNQASQDYLLNYGGKDSRETERNNDFVANFEQANFQEERKLAQNSSFEELQKVSMDLEKRLHERIIKSAEAKFKDSNDHQRQQDTVSQHNRHEVSIFPKENDNCEQRESPESKPREDMTLSQREIFQKDELKYTTILTSGRERRSKFEELQAASRNLERRLHEDDDYRRRQEMERRISKDKPLRYEDLEGIPHDFDKRHGEQKALEQQQQHPVMRSKYESDMERARNILQHNLRKERVVGSSGGEKLEKLPKATQTNLPPPLSTICQSPVPKPISVRQDSNVSSDSFSQTSSPSYTSKTMEAPLLPHKHGKLPDRALVSEPDSSSGRPITKSTSTPASLQTIVRMHGNNSSLHHKIIRDMTGSHYVTTGRLRFRFVQVLLNAVALLAIAGGLAAYFRTHPENDLALNRSMYTAVIPIPESTNFVIEDKNPEPGVCLPIIVKFCKQHKIPYNYTVFPNYMGNFGQREAQRELDLYDSVVDVRCYELAPLFLCSVFVPKCGLRGRVVRPCRSLCFQTKRRCGFFLKVFGLTLPDYLECDLFPENPNSDECIGHHEVIEVSRKAEKPVCTSGFQCDGTRCIPFDWRCDGHLDCSDHSDEIGCGNCNSSTLSSMSESVSSVFGKIIKGPSTKSILSTKSSLHCGERRCMSASHICDGVMDCPWGQDERYCLKLSQRNGDIGEGRLEVYHAEMGKFMPACISHWNSTSSREVCAMLGYTASSGYKLINNNLTGSEPRNTTIPPGYHNESLNLLKQFQTCIKDREVYPTVKLTCVEYDCGRRGSAHENVRVKRIVGGVESTPGDWPFLAALLGGPEQIFYCAGVLIADQWVLTASHCVGNHSDVSGWTIQLGITRRLSHTYLGQKMKVKRVIPHPYYNLGAAYDNDVALFQLERRVQYHEHLRPVCLPTADTNLEPNTNCTIIGWGKKNDSESSEYEPAVNEVVVPIVPRQLCNLWLIGHKDLNVTDGMICAGYESGGKDSCQGDSGGPLLCQNKDNRWFVGGIVSWGIYCAHPKLPGVYAYVPKYVTWIHKEMSKYSEYNDRNNGKT; via the exons ATGCCCGCCACGTGGACTAACGTGGACTCGACGAAAAAGCTTATAAACTTGGACCCCTTCAGAAACCAGAATCAGGCATCGCag GATTACTTGTTGAATTATGGCGGAAAGGATTCGCGGGAAACGGAAAGAAATAACGATTTTGTGGCTAATTTCGAGCAAGCGAATTTCCAGGAAGAACGTAAGCTCGCGCAAAACTCAAGCTTCGAGGAATTGCAAAAGGTCTCTATGGATCTCGAAAAACGGCTTCatgaaagaataattaaaagtgcCGAAGCAAAATTTAAGGATTCAAATGATCACCAACGACAACAAGATACAGTCTCACAGCACAACAG ACACGAAGTATCCATATTTCCGAAAGAGAATGATAACTGCGAGCAAAGAGAATCGCCCGAGAGTAAACCCAGGGAGGATATGACGTTGTCGCAGAGAGAGATCTTTCAAAAAGACGAATTAAAGTACACAACGATTTTGACTTCCGGCCGCGAGCGACGATCGAAGTTCGAGGAGTTGCAGGCGGCTTCGAGAAACCTGGAGAGGCGTTTGCACGAGGACGACGATTATCGTCGACGTCAAGAGATGGAGAGACGAATAAGCAAGGACAAGCCACTCAG GTATGAGGACTTGGAAGGTATTCCACATGACTTCGATAAACGTCACGGCGAACAAAAAGCTTTGgaacagcaacagcagcatCCAGTAATGCGGAGCAAATATGAAAGCGACATGGAGAGAGCGCGGAACATTCTTCAGCATAATCTGAGAAAGGAGCGAGTCGTCGGCAGCAGCGGCGGCGAGAAACTCGAGAAATTGCCGAAAGCAACGCAAACGAATCTACCACCTCCCTTGAGCACCATTTGTCAGAGTCCGGTACCAAAACCTATCAGCGTCCGGCAGGACAGCAACGTTTCCTCAGACAGTTTCAGTCAAACCAGCTCGCCCAGCTACACTAGCAAGACAATGGAAGCTCCCCTTCTGCCGCACAAGCATGGAAAACTCCCAG ACAGAGCCTTGGTGTCGGAGCCTGATAGCTCATCCGGCAGGCCGATAACGAAGTCGACGAGCACGCCGGCCAGTTTGCAGACCATCGTCAGGATGCACGGGAATAACAGTTCCTTGCATCACAAA ATAATCAGAGACATGACCGGCAGCCACTACGTGACAACGGGAAGATTACGTTTCAGATTCGTCCAGGTGCTACTTAACGCCGTCGCTCTTTTGGCCATCGCCGGCGGGTTAGCCGCATACTTCAGAA CACATCCTGAAAACGACCTCGCACTTAACAGAAGCATGTACACGGCTGTGATCCCGATACCTGAAAGTACGAACTTTGTGATCGAAGACAAAAATCCGGAACCGGGGGTGTGTCTGCCCATTATTGTGAAGTTCTGCAAGCAGCACAAG ATTCCGTACAACTACACTGTGTTTCCAAATTACATGGGCAATTTTGGACAGCGGGAGGCCCAGCGCGAGCTGGATCTTTACGACTCAGTCGTTGACGTCAGATGTTACGAATTGGCTCCTCTATTCTTGTGCAGCGTTTTCGTACCGAAATGTGGTCTTCGAGGTCGCGTAGTACGTCCATGTCGCAGTCTTTGCTTTC AAACCAAAAGGCGGTGCGGGTTTTTCCTAAAAGTTTTCGGCCTGACTCTCCCGGATTATTTGGAGTGCGACCTCTTCCCGGAGAATCCGAATTCCGACGAGTGTATCGGACACCATGAGGTGATCGAGGTGTCAAGAAAAGCCGAGAAACCGG TGTGCACCAGTGGTTTTCAGTGCGATGGCACAAGGTGCATTCCGTTCGATTGGCGATGCGACGGTCATCTCGATTGCTCGGATCACAGCGACGAGATCGGATGCGGCAACTGCAATTCCAGCACGCTCTCCTCGATGTCCGAATCGGTGTCCTCTGTGTTCGGCAAGATAATTAAGGGCCCGTCGACCAAAAGTATCCTTTCCACCAAGTCCTCGTTGCACTGCGGCGAAAGAAGATGCATGTCGGCTAGTCATATCTGCGACGGAGTCATGGATTGTCCTTGGGGACAGGACGAGCGATATTGCc TGAAATTGAGCCAGAGGAACGGTGACATCGGCGAGGGTCGTTTAGAAGTTTATCATGCTGAAATGGGTAAATTTATGCCGGCATGTATCTCACATTGGAATTCAACGTCGTCGCGAGAGGTTTGCGCAATGTTGGGATATAC AGCCTCGAGCGGATATAAGTTGATCAATAACAACTTGACAGGAAGTGAGCCAAGAAATACCACCATACCGCCGGGATACCATAACGAAAGTCTTAATTTGCTAAAACAATTTCAAACATGTATCAAGGATCGAGAAGTTTATCCCACGGTTAAACTTACTTGCGTCGAATATG ATTGTGGCCGCAGAGGTTCCGCACACGAAAACGTGAGAGTAAAGCGAATAGTGGGTGGCGTGGAGTCAACCCCTGGTGATTGGCCGTTTCTTGCAGCCCTTCTCGGCGGTCcagaacaaattttttactgCGCTGGAGTCCTTATTGCTGATCAATGGGTGTTGACCGCGTCTCATTGCGTTGGGAA TCATTCAGATGTGTCCGGTTGGACAATACAACTTGGCATTACCAGGAGACTTTCTCACACTTATCTCGGTCAAAAAATGAAAGTGAAAAGAGTCATACCTCACCCGTATTACAATTTGGGTGCTGCTTATGACAACGATGTCGCATTGTTTCaa CTTGAGAGGCGAGTTCAGTACCACGAACATCTTAGACCAGTCTGCTTACCAACTGCTGACACTAATCTTGAACCCAATACTAATTGTACCATTATTGGATGGGGCAAGAAAAACGACAGCGAGT CCTCTGAATATGAGCCAGCCGTGAATGAAGTTGTAGTTCCTATTGTGCCTCGACAACTTTGCAATCTGTGGCTTATAGGACATAAAGATTTGAACGTAACCGATGGGATGATCTGCGCTGGCTACGAGAGCGGAGGAAAGGATTCATGCCAA gGCGATTCTGGAGGACCTCTACTGTGTCAGAACAAAGATAACAGATGGTTTGTCGGAGGAATTGTTAGCTGGGGCATATATTGTGCTCATCCAAAACTGCCTGGAGTCTACGCTTACGTACCTAAATATGTAACGTGGATTCATAAAGAAATGTCTAAGTACTCCGAGTATAACGACAGAAATAATGGAAAAACGTAA